The proteins below come from a single Dermacentor albipictus isolate Rhodes 1998 colony chromosome 7, USDA_Dalb.pri_finalv2, whole genome shotgun sequence genomic window:
- the LOC139047921 gene encoding uncharacterized protein, whose translation MAVVDSECKYVLIDVGAEGRMSDGGTFKNSDFGHALSHGQLDIPSLGCLPGTSTNAPYAFVGDEAFQLRKDFMRPYPARHLNDNKRIFNYRLSRARRCVENAFGITAARWRILLRTMNLQPENVDFVVKAACVLHNFLTIYNPQAHKFPDREDSFGNVVARHWRQSMQSTAGNGFFPVGAMHSRNHHVDAAAARDLFTAYFCSSAGQVPWQWHQPGVSKEAALNCTR comes from the exons ATGGCAGTCGTGGACAGTGAGTGCAAGTATGTACTCATTGATGTGGGCGCCGAAGGTCGGATGAGTGATGGTGGGACATTCAAGAACTCTGACTTTGGCCATGCCCTCAGTCATGGTCAACTTGACATCCCCTCGCTTGGCTGTCTACCGGGAACATCGACAAACGCTCCATATGCCTTTGTTGGGGACGAGGCTTTCCAGTTGAGGAAGGATTTCATGCGACCATACCCAGCCAGGCACCTCAACGACAACAAACGGATCTTCAATTACAGGCTCAGCCGGGCAAG GCGCTGTGTAGAAAATGCCTTTGGCATTACTGCTGCCAGGTGGAGAATACTGTTGCGCACCATGAACCTGCAGCCGGAGAATGTTGATTTTGTTGTGAAAGCTGCCTGTGTGCTTCACAACTTCCTAACTATCTATAACCCCCAGGCCCACAAATTCCCAGATAGGGAAGATAGCTTTGGGAATGTTGTTGCACGACACTGGCGGCAAAGCATGCAAAGCACAGCAGGCAACGGTTTTTTTCCTGTTGGAGCAATGCACTCAAGGAACCACCATGTTGATGCAGCTGCTGCCAGGGACCTGTTCACTGCCTACTTCTGCAGCAGTGCTGGCCAGGTGCCTTGGCAGTGGCACCAGCCAGGAGTGTCCAAGGAGGCAGCTCTTAACTGCACGAGATAG